Part of the Flavobacterium okayamense genome, TTAAAAAGAAAAGATGCAAATAATCCTTATTTTGGTGTCTATATTGCAAATAACGAATTATTAAAAATTGTTAAATAAAATAAATGACTAAATATATCTTTTCTCTTGTATTTCTTTGTATCGCAATTAAGGAATCAAACTCGCAAAATACCCAACAAGAAGTAATTGGCTCTAAACATTCCATACAATCCAAAATACTTAATGAAGAACGAATTTATGAAATAAGTCTGCCAGATTCTTACTATGTAAAAGAAGCTTCCCAAAAAAAATATCCGATTCTTGTTTTACTTGATGGTAATGTGTTTTTTAAATCCATTTCTGGAATGGTAAACTATATGAGTTCAGATACGTATAGAAGTTGGAAAATTCCTGAAATGATTGTTGTAGCCATTCATAATGTTGATAGACGAAGAGATTATACTCCTGACAAAATAATTACCGTTCGTGAAAACAACTCTGGTGGTGGTGACAATTTTTTAAACTTTTTAGAAAAAGAATTATTACCCGAAATTGATTCAAAGTATAGAACCACAACTAATCGCATTCTTTTCGGACATTCACTTGGCGGATTATTGGCTACTCATGCGTATATGAAAGAAAACTCATCATTTACTTCTTTTCTTGCAATTGATCCAAGTTTTGGTACTTGGGACACTGAAACTATGGATAAAAAACTTAATGCTATGACTGAGAATTCCTTTAAAAGATACATATACATAGCTTCTGCAAATTGGGGAAAACGAAATATTAACAATCGCGATCGTCATGTAAGATTTTATGAATCTTTAAATAGTAAATGCAAAGATAAGTTACCTGCAAAATTAGAATACTTTGAAAATGAAAGCCATAGTTCTGTTCCATTAATTGCTTTTTATAATGGTATTACAGCTATATTTGAAGGTTATACTAATACTAGATAACATAGATTTTAAACTACATTTAAAAATATGTTTTAGAAATTTAGTAAATTTGAAAAATTGTTCCGCATAGTAATCTAAATTAGTTGTATATGCAGAATAAAGGTAAGCATATAAACTAGTTAGCAACAATTTTATGACGAAACGGATAATTCAAGAACATATTGATAATTACAGCTCTACTTTGACAGAAATACTAAATCGAGAAGTTGAACTAGGAAACGAAATTGAGGAAACTTCAAAAGGTTGGCCAGAAGAAAATACTATAATTATTTTTCTTAAAAAACCTTTTATTGCTGAGTATAAATTTGAAAATGTTGAATACAGAAATATTGACGACCCTCATTATTGGAAAGCAGAATATGAAGACAATTTAACAAAACACCTTTTAGCTTGTAAGTTTTGAAAAATATTAGATAATGAATAAAGAATTTTACTTTTTTAAAACAACAATGCCTGAAAGCAGAAAAGCAGACTTCTATTTAGGCTGTTTAGATAGTTCTGTATTTATTGACTTCAATCTTACGTCAGAAAAACGAATAAGTTTATGTAGAATTTCCTTTGATGGATATGGCTGTTGCAATCTTGACAAAAATTCAAAAAGTTTAGGGGATAAATCATCAAAAGACTTCATTGACGAAATCGACAAAGACAATTTAAATCAAGAAAAAATCACGAGACTTGTTTTGGAACTAATCCAAATTAATAAAGACAACATTTGGACAGATGCACTTGAAGAGTATAATTTAATAGACAAACAAATATAAAAACTGTTGCTAACAGCGGTTTGCTTCAATGGCTACTTCCGGATTTTCCTACGGAAAATCCGCTGCTGAATGGAATGTTTTGTTATATTTGTAATGACTTGGTGTTGGTTCAACGCCACTGAGAGCAAGCCGCAGAACGTTAGAACACATTCAGCTAAAGCTGACTTTTGTTGCTATATTTTGCTGCGCTAAATCCCACCCCAAAAGAAATGTGTTCTAACGACCTGCTAAACCAAATTGCTTGGAATATTTGCTATAATACAGCTTTAACTGCCCATCGAGGGAAAACGTGTACTAACATAAGCTATAAGCAATTTGGTCCTATAATTTTTGCTCCCAATAACCGAAATTTGAACCAATTACGTAAACTACGTTTACTATTGGACAATCAATTATCCGATTGGTAAGCGGAAGTCCTTTAATCGGATAATTGCTCAACAAATTTCTTATATTTACGCAAAAATCATAGAACTGCGTTTAGCAGGTCGTTGGCTACAAATTGAACAAAACTAAATATGGGAATATTTGACATATTTAAAAAAGACAGAGAAAATATTGATTGTAGTTTGATTAAAAATTCGGCGGACTTATATCCGCAAAATTCGTTTTCAGTTGTTATGGTCCAAACTGAATCTGGAAAACCTGCAACTGGATGGGTTGACATGGCTTATGTGGATTACAAATACAAAAAATGCTGTCCATTTAATTTGCAATTCAATATCGAGATTTCTGATAATCAAGCTGAATCAAAGGAAATGGACTTTGCAACTATTGAGGACTACTTTATAAACGAATTGAAAAAAGGATGTATTACTCATCCTGTTGCGAGAGTTGCTACGGATTTTGGGTTCATAATGGATATGTATATTGATAATGCCGAATTTGCATCACAAAAACTTACTGAAATATATGAAGACCCGAATAAACTGGTTGAATTTGGATGCGGATTTAATAAAGACCCAAAATGGAAAGAATACAATCGAATAACTAAACTGACAAAATAAAAATGTTTGCTAACATTGGTTAGCTGGTATTATGGTTTCTCGCCTACTTCCGATTTTTTTACAAAAATCCGAAAGTAATCGTATATTTGATTTGATTAGTGTTAAACAACGCAACTACTCATAGCCTAGGCCGTTGTGGTGCATATTAAAAAACCCGACCGAAAAATAAATGAACGAATTACAATTAACAGGGGGAGCAAGAATTGGGATGGCTAATGCAACATTTCCATTTGCTACTTTGAAAGTGAATAAAGATAGATTAGAATTAAATGCTTCAATAGTTGGAAATTTGACTTTTCAACCAACCGACATAATTTCAATCGAACCTTATACAATGATTCCTATTCTTGGACAAGGAATTAAAATAAACCATAAAGTTTCGAATTATAAAGAAAGAGTGATTTTTTGGACTTTTAAAGACCCTAATTCAGTTGTTAGACAAATTGAAGAAACTGGATTTTTAAGCAAACAGAATTTGACCGAACAAAAAATTGACAGAAAAATAATTGAACAGCAAGCCAAAGGAGGATTTCCAATCAAAAAAGGTTTTGCGATTGGAGCAATAATCGTTTGGAATTTACTATTTCTAACTGACATAGTTCCTTTCTTTCTGGGAAAAAGAGAAGGGTTTCCAATCGGAAATGGAGTTTCAATTGCAATTGGACTTTTATTTCTGACTGCTCTTTTAAGTCTAATTTCTTCTGACTTTAGAAGACTGATTTTAAAAGAAGGGCGAGAATTGAATGACATAAAGAAATTCGCAATTTTCGCAATGATAATAAGCGGATTTATGTTATTGCAATTAGGATTAATGACAAAGTTTATGAACTAAAAAACACTAATGCCAACAATGGCTATAAGTAATTGCAAAGTTAAGTTTAAACCCTCGTAACTACTTAAGCTGAGGCCTTGTAGAACATAAAAAAGGTTTCCAAATGGAAACCTTTTCTTTTACTTCAAAATTTCTTCAAAATTAGGCTTAAAGTAATTTGGCCCTTTCATTACTTTCCCATCTTCACGGTAAATAGGTTTTCCGTCTTCACCAAGCTTACTCATATTGGAACGTTGTATTTCATCGAAAACTTCTTCAATTTTATATTGTAAGCCGTGTTCTAAAATGGTTCCGCATAAAATATATAGCATATCGCCCAATGCATCGGCAACTTCAACGATATCATTATTTTGTACCGCCTCTAAATATTCTTCATTTTCTTCTTTCATTAAATTAAAACGAAGCATATTAATTCGTTCTCCTAAATCGGCAGCTGGTAAGTGTTTTACACCTAAACCAAATGACTCATGAAATAATTGTACGGCTTTGATTTGTTTCTCCATAATGCAAAAATTTATTTCACTAAAAATACAGTGAATCGCATTTCAATACTTACTTTTGTATAAAATTTTATCACTATGTTTTCAACAGGCCAAATTTACTTTGCTATTTTCTTCGTTATTGCTTTTATCATTACAATGATTATTGTGTATAGAAAAGATGTAAAAGAAATGAAAACACAATACAAAGGAACGTATTGGATATTAATTAGTTTTCTGGGATTTATAGGTTTACTAGCATTAATTAAAGCTTTTTTAAAAGATTAAAATAATTTTTTGTTAGAATTTTCACATTTTATAGAAAAAAATGTAAATTTGGGAAAACCTACCCAAACCAACCTCTATTAAAATGAAAATAGCAAAATATATATTTCTGCTTTTCCTCTTATTAGCATTTGCTTTATTTGTTTTCATTTCCACCCAACCCAATAGTTTTACTTTTCAAGAATCTAAAACCATAAATTCAAATAAAGAACAAGTGTTTCTTTATGTAAACGATTTAAGTTCTTGGAAAAATTGGTGGATTCCTTTAAACGGAACACAGGAAACTATTAAGATAGATAGCGCGCACGTTAAATACAACGGAAATACTCTTCAAAAATTAGCTTCATTTGAAAACGATTCTATTCAATTTACAATTACTGATGCTAATTTTAATGGAAATAGTACAATAATAATTAAAAGTATTGATAATAGGCAATCAGAAATTAGTTGGAAGCTTAATGGAGAAGTTTCTTTTAAAACAAAATTTTTAGCCTTTTTAAAAGGTGGAATGCAAAACGTGCTTCAATCGGATATTCAGCAATCTTTTTTAAACATAGAAAACGAATTGCAAAAGAAATTTTTAGATTATTCGATTACCTTAAACGGTTTTGAAACTAAAAATGCTGTTACGTACATTGCCATTGCCGACTCCACTTCTACTACTTCTTTTGACGAAAAAAGAAAACAAAACTTGAAAAAACTTGGCGAATTTATTACAAAACGTGATTTAACGATTAATGGCGATCCATTTGTAATATTTAAATCTCGAAATAAAGAAAGTTATAAATATTTAAGTTGTATTCCTGTTACTGCAGTTTTAGATTCAATTTCTATTGACTCTACCATGACAAAAGGAAGATTTGACTCATATTTAGCGCTAAAAACGACTTTAAAAGGAAGTTTTACCAATAGAGCTAATGCTTGGGAAGAAGCTAAAAAATCTATTGAAAAGAGTAATTACAAAGAAAACAAAGACGGCTTATATATTGAAGTGTACAAAAAAGAAAGTAAGCAATCGCCTGCAACTAATGTAACTGAAATCTATATTCCGGTTCGTAAACCAATTATTGTAAATGAACCTAAAAAGGATTCGTTACAACCAACAGAAACTATTCAAGATTCTATATAAAAAAAAGCCGCTCTATCGAGCGGCTTTTTTTATTTCACTTTCTTTTCAAGAATATCTAAAACAACGGTTTCTGCTGCTTGTAAGCCAAACGCTGCTGGAATCCAACTATTGGTTCCGTAAAATGATTTTTTAAAGTTAGAACCATCCGTTAATTTCACACTTCCAGTATCTGGGCGTTCATCAGAATAAACAACCTTCACTCCTTTTGAAATCCCTTCTTTTTTAAGTCTTTTACGAACGTTTTTCGCTAACGGACAATAATCGGTTTTACTAATATCACGAACTTTAATACGAGACGCTAAAAACTTTCCTCCTGCTCCCATATTACTTATAATGCGGACTTTTTTACGTTTTGCTGCCATAATTAAGTTCAACTTTGGCGTAACGCTATCGATACAATCTAAAACGTAATCAAAATCTTGTGTAACTAATTCAAAAGCTCTTTCAGGCGATAAAAACTCTTGAATTCGTGTTAACTCTAATTCTGGATTAATATCTTGTAAACGATCACCTACAACAGTAACTTTAGGTTGGTTTACTGTAGAATGTAAAGCTGGTAATTGACGGTTTACATTCGTAATATCAACTGTATCACCATCAACTATGGTCATTTTTCCAACACCTGCACGAGCTAAAAATTCGGCTGCGAAACTACCTACACCGCCTAATCCTACAACCATCACATTTGCATTGGTTAATTTTTCTAATCCTTCTGGTCTAAACAACAACTCTGCTCTTTCTTGCCACTTTGCCATTATATAAATTGTTTATTTGTTTTTCGTTTTATTTGTTTAATTGTTCCAATTGAAAACTTCAGAAAAAGTATTAAAAACTTGCTGTTTCATTTCTTCCAAAGTCCGGTTCTTGTAATTTGCAGCTTTTTGATATACTTCCGCTATACTTTCTTCAATTGTATCCGTTTCTAAAAACAGTAAATCATTGGGTACAAATTTAAAAACCTTTTCTAAATCTGGATTACGCAATAAGTATTTTCCGAAAGAAAGATAAAATCCGTTATCCAAAAGGCTTTTAGCAACTTGCTCATTTTTAGAAAATCCGTGAATAATCATAGGATTTTCAATGTCCATTTCTTTTTTTATTCCAATAACTTCTTGATACGCTGCTACACAATGCAAAATAATTGGTTTAGTAGTTTGTTGTACCAATTCTAACTGCTGCTGAAAAACTTCGGTTTGCATTTGCAATGGCATTTCAATTCGCTTATCTAATCCGCATTCGCCCAAAGCCAAACATTTTTCAGAAATCATTTTTTCAGAAATCATTTTTAAATCATCCAATAATCTTTCTTGGCTAATATACCAAGGATGAATGCCAATAGAATACTGCGGAATCTCATATGAAAACTCCCAAGGATATTGGTTTACGACTTCTATAACTTCCTCAGAATTTGAAAAATGATGTGTATGTAAATTGATAAATTGCATTAATCGTGAAACTTTTTAACTCCTGCTTGAATCTCAATATCTAAATCATTCTCTAACGGAACAATCGGACACGAATATTTGTAATTGTAAGCACAATATGGATTATAGGCTTTATTGAAATTGATAATTACCGTTTTCGTTTTCGGTATTCTCATATCAAGATATCGTCCACCAATATACGTTTCGTTTCCATTCGTTTGATCAGAAAAAGGCAAAAACAAATAATCTTTAAATCCTGGTTTTTGAATTAACTCTAAATTTTGATATACATTTAGTTTGAATGACTTTTCATCAATTTTAAAATGTAATTCACCATATTTCTTATACATTGGCGTTCTCTCAGTTGAAGTTTTCATTTTAAAAACCTTTTCTTTCTTCGTTCTAATGAAAGTCGCTTCCACAATAAATTTCTCAGAAATCGGATAAAAATCTAAAGCTTCAAAATGTGCTAAATCCTCGTCCATCAAAGGCGAATGTAACGAATCTTTAAATTCAGTATTTAATTGCTTTTGAAAATCTTCGGCTAATTGTACTTGATTTTCTTGCCCAAATGCAAAAAAGGAAAACAATAAAACAAATAGAAATTTATACATTTTATTTTTTTAGCAAAAATAAGCTTTTAAAACAATTTAATTTGTTTGTATCTTTATTCAATAAAGAAAACTAAAGATTTAAGTTTCACTTAACGTTTCATTTCAATTAGCTTTCTTAATTTTGAAATCAAACTAACCAACCTCAATGCTTAAACAAGCTTTTAATAAATACATCGATAATTTTAGAGGCTTTTCTAGAGAAATTTGGATTCTTACGCTCATTACTTTTATTAATAGAGCCGGAACCATGGTGCTTCCTTTTTTGTCGAAATATTTAAAAGAAGACTTAAATTTTGATATTTATCAAGTTACATGGATTTTAACAAGTTTTGGATGTGGTTCCATGTTAGGTTCTTGGCTTGGTGGAAAGTTATCTGATAAAATAGGCTTTTATAAAGTCATGATTTTTAGTTTATTCACGAGTGGTTTGATGTTTTTTGGATTACAACACATAACTACTTTCGTTGGATTGTTAGTTGCTATATTTTTAATCATGGTTGTTGCCGATATGTTTCGACCAGCTATGTTCGTGTCGCTTGCAGCTTATGCAAAACCTGAAAATAGAACTCGAGCTTTAACCTTAGTTCGACTTGCCATAAACTTAGGGTTTGCTGCAGGACCTGCACTTGGTGGA contains:
- a CDS encoding alpha/beta hydrolase; its protein translation is MTKYIFSLVFLCIAIKESNSQNTQQEVIGSKHSIQSKILNEERIYEISLPDSYYVKEASQKKYPILVLLDGNVFFKSISGMVNYMSSDTYRSWKIPEMIVVAIHNVDRRRDYTPDKIITVRENNSGGGDNFLNFLEKELLPEIDSKYRTTTNRILFGHSLGGLLATHAYMKENSSFTSFLAIDPSFGTWDTETMDKKLNAMTENSFKRYIYIASANWGKRNINNRDRHVRFYESLNSKCKDKLPAKLEYFENESHSSVPLIAFYNGITAIFEGYTNTR
- a CDS encoding DUF695 domain-containing protein, yielding MGIFDIFKKDRENIDCSLIKNSADLYPQNSFSVVMVQTESGKPATGWVDMAYVDYKYKKCCPFNLQFNIEISDNQAESKEMDFATIEDYFINELKKGCITHPVARVATDFGFIMDMYIDNAEFASQKLTEIYEDPNKLVEFGCGFNKDPKWKEYNRITKLTK
- a CDS encoding nucleoside triphosphate pyrophosphohydrolase family protein, with protein sequence MEKQIKAVQLFHESFGLGVKHLPAADLGERINMLRFNLMKEENEEYLEAVQNNDIVEVADALGDMLYILCGTILEHGLQYKIEEVFDEIQRSNMSKLGEDGKPIYREDGKVMKGPNYFKPNFEEILK
- a CDS encoding effector binding domain-containing protein, which encodes MKIAKYIFLLFLLLAFALFVFISTQPNSFTFQESKTINSNKEQVFLYVNDLSSWKNWWIPLNGTQETIKIDSAHVKYNGNTLQKLASFENDSIQFTITDANFNGNSTIIIKSIDNRQSEISWKLNGEVSFKTKFLAFLKGGMQNVLQSDIQQSFLNIENELQKKFLDYSITLNGFETKNAVTYIAIADSTSTTSFDEKRKQNLKKLGEFITKRDLTINGDPFVIFKSRNKESYKYLSCIPVTAVLDSISIDSTMTKGRFDSYLALKTTLKGSFTNRANAWEEAKKSIEKSNYKENKDGLYIEVYKKESKQSPATNVTEIYIPVRKPIIVNEPKKDSLQPTETIQDSI
- a CDS encoding tRNA threonylcarbamoyladenosine dehydratase, giving the protein MAKWQERAELLFRPEGLEKLTNANVMVVGLGGVGSFAAEFLARAGVGKMTIVDGDTVDITNVNRQLPALHSTVNQPKVTVVGDRLQDINPELELTRIQEFLSPERAFELVTQDFDYVLDCIDSVTPKLNLIMAAKRKKVRIISNMGAGGKFLASRIKVRDISKTDYCPLAKNVRKRLKKEGISKGVKVVYSDERPDTGSVKLTDGSNFKKSFYGTNSWIPAAFGLQAAETVVLDILEKKVK
- a CDS encoding TatD family hydrolase encodes the protein MQFINLHTHHFSNSEEVIEVVNQYPWEFSYEIPQYSIGIHPWYISQERLLDDLKMISEKMISEKCLALGECGLDKRIEMPLQMQTEVFQQQLELVQQTTKPIILHCVAAYQEVIGIKKEMDIENPMIIHGFSKNEQVAKSLLDNGFYLSFGKYLLRNPDLEKVFKFVPNDLLFLETDTIEESIAEVYQKAANYKNRTLEEMKQQVFNTFSEVFNWNN
- a CDS encoding DUF1684 domain-containing protein, whose amino-acid sequence is MYKFLFVLLFSFFAFGQENQVQLAEDFQKQLNTEFKDSLHSPLMDEDLAHFEALDFYPISEKFIVEATFIRTKKEKVFKMKTSTERTPMYKKYGELHFKIDEKSFKLNVYQNLELIQKPGFKDYLFLPFSDQTNGNETYIGGRYLDMRIPKTKTVIINFNKAYNPYCAYNYKYSCPIVPLENDLDIEIQAGVKKFHD